The Sphingosinicella flava genome includes the window GTCGGCTATATGAACGCCGAGGCGCTGGACGCGACGCTGGAATCGGGCTTCGTGACTTTCTACAGCCGGTCCAAAGAGCGGATCTGGCGGAAAGGGGAGACGAGCGGCAACCGTCTTTCGCTGGTTTCCGTTCAGGCCGATTGCGACGGCGACGCCCTCCTCATCGCGGCGCGGCCGGAAGGGCCGACCTGTCATCTCGGCACCGGCAGCTGCTTTGCGACCGAGGCGGGCGGGATCGCCTGGCTCGACCGCTTAAGCGGCATCGTGCGAGAGCGCGCAGCCGCGGATGCGGGGGAGAGCTATACCGCGCGGCTCTTGAGCGAGGGCATTGCCAGGATCGCGCAGAAGGTCGGCGAGGAAGGCGTGGAGGTCGCGCTGGCGGCGGTGACGCGGGACGCGGAGGGCTGCGTCGAGGAGACGGCGGACCTTATCTATCACCTGACGGTGCTGTTGGAGGCGCGGGGATTTGGCTGGCCCGATGTCGTGGCAGCCCTGCGCGAGCGGCACGAGGGCTAGCGGCACGGGGGCTAGCGGCACGGGGGCTAGCGGCACGGGGGCTAGCGGCACGGGGGCTAGCGGTTGAGGATGTCCACCGCCTCTTCGAAAAGCCACGGAGTCGCGGCGGCAAGGACGCGGCCGGCGCCGAAATCGTCCCCGCCCTGCCAGTCGCCGATCACGCCCCCGGCGGCGCGGACGACCGGAATCAGCGCTTCATAATCATAGGGCTTGAGCCCCGATTCGGCGACGAGATCGATGCTGCCGGCCGCCAGGCGCGCATAGGCGTAGCCGTCGAGGCCATAGCGGACCGTGCGCGCCGCGCCGCGAAGCCTGGCGAAACGCGCCTCTTCGTCCCCGACGAACAGGAAGGGATCGGTCGTCGACAGGCGCGCGTCGCCCAGCGACCGGCACCCGCTGGTGCGAATGGGGCGGCGGCCGGGCGCGTCGAGATGCGCTTCGTCCGACAGGCCGGAATAACGCTCGCCAAGCGCGGGAGCGTCGATGATCCCGGCCACCGGCCGGTCATCCTCGAGAAGGGCGATCAATGTCACCCAGCTCGGCAGGCCGCAGATGAAGGCGCGGGTGCCGTCGATCGGGTCGAGGCCCCAGGCATACCGCCCGGCCGAGGGGCGCTCCGGAAACTCTTCCCCCTTCACGCCGTGGCCGGGATGATGCCGTTCGATCAGGGCCCGCATCGCCCGTTCGGCGGCACGGTCGGCTTCCGTCACCGGATCGAAGCCGCCGCCTTCATCCTTGTTGGCGGTCTCCACCGCCTGGCGGAAGCGGCCGAGGGTTTCGGCGCGGGCGGCGTCCGCCAATGTGTGGGCGAAGTCGATCAGGTCCGGGGCAAGGCTCATGACCCCGCTGGTGCGGCATCGGCGAGGATGTTGGCAAGCATTGTATCGCCCGCTTCGGTCAGAATCGATTCCGGATGAAATTGGAGGCCGGTCTGAAGCGCGTTCCGGTCCGTGATCGCCATCGCCATGCCGTCGATTTCCGCATGGACGCGGAAGCGCGGCGGAATGTCCCGCGTGCAGAGCGAGTGATAGCGCCCCGCCGCCACCGGGCCGCCGATGCCCGCGAACGGCCCGGCGCCGTCATGATGGAGCAGCGAAGCCTTGCCGTGAACGGCCAGCGGCGCGCGCGCCACCGTGCCCCCCGCTTCCAGGACGATGGCCTGATGGCCAAGGCAGATGCCGAGAAGCGGAATGCGCTCCTTCGCCATCCGGATGAGGTCGAGGCAGCAACCCGCATCCTCCGGAGCTCCGGGGCCGGGGGACAGGACGATCAGGGCCTCGCGTTGCCCGGCAAGGGCGAAGGCCTCGCCCGGCGCGACATTGTTCCGCAGCACGCGAACCGTGGCGCCGAGGCGGTGAAAGGCCTCGACCAGGTTGAAGGTGAAGCTGTCGAGATTGTCGATGAGGAGGATGCTTTTCATGACCCCGCCCCTTCCAGCACGGAGAGCAAGGCGGAGGCCTTCCGGCGCGTCTCGTCCGCTTCGCGCGCGGGATCGGACTCCTGGACTACCCCTGCGCCCGCCCGGACGAAGGCGATGCCGTCCTTCACGACGGCGGAGCGGATCACGACGCCGGTGTCCATCCCGCCCCGCCCGTCGATCCAGCCGACCGCGCCGCCATAAGGGCCGCGCTTCGTGCGCTCGGCCTGCCGCAGAAGCTGGGTCGCCCTGATCTTGGGCGCCCCGGTCAGCGTGCCGACGTTGAGGCAGGCCTGAAGCGCGTGGAGGGCGTCGAGACCGGGGCGCAACGTTCCGGTCACCGAGGACACGAGATGCATGACCCGGGCATAACGTTCGACCGTCATCAGCCGCGCAACGCGGCGGGTGCCCGGCGCGCTGACCCGGGCCACGTCGTTGCGGGCGAGATCGACGAGCATCATATGTTCGGCAAGCTCCTTCGCGTCGAGCCGCATGGCGGCCTCCAGGCGGTCGTCCGCGTCGGGCGTCGCGCCGCGCGGCCGCGTTCCCGCGATCGGCTTCACCTCGACCGTGGCGCCAGCGGCCCCGCGATGGACGCGGACGGAGGTTTCGGGCGACGCGCCGAACAGGATGTGATCGGGCGCCGCCACGAAGAAGCGATAGGGGCTGGGGTCCAAATCGCGGAGCGCGGCATAGGCGAGAAGCGGGTCGGCGCAGGCGGCGCGGAATGTGCGCGAGGGCACGACCTGGTAGATGTCGCCCCGCGCGATATGCGCCTGCATCCGCTCCACCACCGCGCCATAATCCCGGTCGTCGAGATCGACCTCGACCGGCGTCGCGACCCTATTCTCCGGAAGGGCTGGCAAGGCGGGAACATGCGCGCATCGTTCGACGAGGGCCGACAGCCGCTCCGCCGCGTCGTTGTGGAGCCGCTCGTCCGCGCCGAACGCGGCGCAGAGCAGCAATGGCTTCGCGCCGGGCCGGAAGACGATCAGGCTTTCGGCGAGCCAGAAGATGTAGTCGGGGAAATCCAGCGGATCGTCCTGCCCGCGGGGGAGGTCTTCCAGGAAATCGGCATGATCGAAGGCGACGACGCCGAGGAGAGCGGGCGCGAACGCCTCCTCCTCCAGCCCGGTCCGAATCGCGAGGAGGCGGCGCAGGGCATCGAACGGATTGGGGGCGAGGAGGCGCTCCTCCGCATCGACGGCGGCGGTCCGGGGAAAATGGATCGTCAGCCGGTCGCCATTCCGGACCGCGCCGGCGGTTTCGCGGAGCGCGTCGAGCACCGCCATGCCGCCCGGCGACAGCGCCGTCAGCGCGGCGGACTCGCCCCGGCATTCGAT containing:
- a CDS encoding anthranilate synthase component II, which encodes MKSILLIDNLDSFTFNLVEAFHRLGATVRVLRNNVAPGEAFALAGQREALIVLSPGPGAPEDAGCCLDLIRMAKERIPLLGICLGHQAIVLEAGGTVARAPLAVHGKASLLHHDGAGPFAGIGGPVAAGRYHSLCTRDIPPRFRVHAEIDGMAMAITDRNALQTGLQFHPESILTEAGDTMLANILADAAPAGS
- the hisIE gene encoding bifunctional phosphoribosyl-AMP cyclohydrolase/phosphoribosyl-ATP diphosphatase HisIE, with the translated sequence MRDGSAAMTPRDASSLAWDKMGGLIPAVVQHAWTGQVLMVGYMNAEALDATLESGFVTFYSRSKERIWRKGETSGNRLSLVSVQADCDGDALLIAARPEGPTCHLGTGSCFATEAGGIAWLDRLSGIVRERAAADAGESYTARLLSEGIARIAQKVGEEGVEVALAAVTRDAEGCVEETADLIYHLTVLLEARGFGWPDVVAALRERHEG
- a CDS encoding anthranilate synthase component 1, with the protein product MTGLEARLFQRTLAASPDRLALYAALTDGGRRRDTMLFERTEGPSLLMDKAALRIECRGESAALTALSPGGMAVLDALRETAGAVRNGDRLTIHFPRTAAVDAEERLLAPNPFDALRRLLAIRTGLEEEAFAPALLGVVAFDHADFLEDLPRGQDDPLDFPDYIFWLAESLIVFRPGAKPLLLCAAFGADERLHNDAAERLSALVERCAHVPALPALPENRVATPVEVDLDDRDYGAVVERMQAHIARGDIYQVVPSRTFRAACADPLLAYAALRDLDPSPYRFFVAAPDHILFGASPETSVRVHRGAAGATVEVKPIAGTRPRGATPDADDRLEAAMRLDAKELAEHMMLVDLARNDVARVSAPGTRRVARLMTVERYARVMHLVSSVTGTLRPGLDALHALQACLNVGTLTGAPKIRATQLLRQAERTKRGPYGGAVGWIDGRGGMDTGVVIRSAVVKDGIAFVRAGAGVVQESDPAREADETRRKASALLSVLEGAGS
- a CDS encoding inositol monophosphatase family protein yields the protein MSLAPDLIDFAHTLADAARAETLGRFRQAVETANKDEGGGFDPVTEADRAAERAMRALIERHHPGHGVKGEEFPERPSAGRYAWGLDPIDGTRAFICGLPSWVTLIALLEDDRPVAGIIDAPALGERYSGLSDEAHLDAPGRRPIRTSGCRSLGDARLSTTDPFLFVGDEEARFARLRGAARTVRYGLDGYAYARLAAGSIDLVAESGLKPYDYEALIPVVRAAGGVIGDWQGGDDFGAGRVLAAATPWLFEEAVDILNR